The following nucleotide sequence is from Manis pentadactyla isolate mManPen7 chromosome 13, mManPen7.hap1, whole genome shotgun sequence.
tgggcagagggCAAGCGGGGCTCAGCCCCACCCCGCTTCAGGCAGGGCGGCTCTCCTTTCCTCTGCCTCCTAGACCTGCCATCTGTGTAAGATTTCATCTCAGGAAAGGGTCCAGCGGGTTTTAAATCCCTGAAAGCCACATTTCAGGATTTTCCAGTTTGATTTCCAGAGTCGGCCTTCAGCATGAGGTACCCGTGGGTGGCGAGCCTGTTCCTCAGTGTCAAGGTCAGGAAGGCTGAGGCTTTTCCTGAGCAGCTGGTCTGTGTCCACCTCTCTGCTTCATGGGTCCTGCAGCCCATCATTTCCTCCTTTTTCGGGCCACTTTCAAGCTCAGGGCCAAGCTGGGTCCAGGGCTGGTGGCACGTGCTTCCCTGTGTTTGTTTGCCTGTAGAATTGCTATTTTGAAACCCAGTTTCTCCAGTTTGGACTTCCACAGTTGTTCACATTTATCATTTCCACGCGGACACATGGATGCATTCTTTGATTCACTGTTCTAGGCTCTGGGGATGGAGGGGTGTCCAAGCATAGCCTGGGGCTCTGCCTTGGGgaactttaaggataatgaagTCAGGCGTTAGTCACCTTCTCTGACAATTACATGTGAACTTGCGGACTGGGACAGGGTGCTGGAAAGGGCAGACGCGTGGCACCGAGAGAGCAGCGCTGGCTCTGGGGGCACTTACCCGCCAGGGAGGTCAGGGAATGCTTGCCTGAGGAGGATGCACTTCAGctgagcccagaggcagagaggagaccCTCTGGAGGAAGAGCGGAGGCACAGTGTGTGCAAAGGCCTTGTGGCTGGAGGGAATATGCAGAGCAGAGCAGGGTGTCCGAGGCCTGAGTGAGGCTGGGGAGGTGAAGGGGATAGGTCCTCACCTGGAAAAGAAGGGGCAGTGCAGGGGCTTGCATCAGAACAGTGACGTGGTCACATCTTCAGTTGAAAAACAGCATTCTGACAGGAGTAGTAAAGCTgggaggggagaaagaatggACATAGGCAGGCAGAAAGGAGGCTCTTGCCATGGGTGCAACCAAGAGGCAAGATAACTTCACCCCCTGGAGGTGGGGAACAGTGTCTAGGAGGAAACACTGACAGACTTGAAGGTGTGACCAGATAGGGGACATGTGGGGTCAGGCTTCAATAGCCTTTCTCTGAGATGATGTCACAGAGGACATGGCTTGGGCTGAGTGTGTGGAGTCTCAGGCACTTTAGTGTCCACAGGGGTTGGAGGGTGTCCAGTAGGTAAATGTATCCAAGAGCCTGAAGCTCCAGGAGTTTGGGGTTAGTGTCTAATTGAGTGGCTTGCCAGCCCATAAGGGAAAGTTATAGGCTGGAGCAGGGGCCAAGAGGCTGGCAGATATTTGAGCCACTGGTCCTGAGTGGGCGGGGGGTGGAAGTGCTGCTTGTCTGTTATTGCAGGAAGTTCCCATGGGCTGGTGCAGCTTCGGATGTACATGCAGATAGTGCCTGATGGAAGTGGAGCGCAGAGTGACTGTGTCAGGTGTGGTTTGCATCCGATGGCTGCCCCTCTCCTCCCCAATTCCTGCCCACCCTGGCTCTCCCTGTCTTTTCAGTAGGGGATGGGGTCGGTGAGAGAGAGTGAAGGGCACAGCAGAGGCCTGTGTGGGAAAGGTCTGAATGCTCACTACGGAGAGAGGGTAGCTGAGTGGAGAAACACAGTAGGTGGGGCTGGGCCCATTGAGGCCTGTGATCAGGAATTTATAGGATCCACTATCCCCTGTTATGTAACTTATTCTTTGATGCTGAGTGAATTCTTGTAAATCATCTCAATTTTTGTGTTGTGTGGAATGAGGTGGTAGGGGAAATGGGAGAGGAGTGGAAATTTTAGGGGAAGACAAAGTGAAAAGTAAGTGAGAATAAGTGTGGGATGGGTCAAATTAATCCAACttcagatggagctagagggaggccagggagaggagggccatgggcagagtgagggacAACCGTGGCCTCTGCAGAGACTCAGGACTCTTCctgggcaggaggaaaggagaggatgTGCTGGGCAGAAGGATTAGCTATGTGAAGGCATCAAGGCATGCAGCACTTTGGGAAATGGCCAGAGCCTCAGAGTGGCAGGGCTGTGTGGTGGACAGAGCAGTAGCAGGACACAAAGCTGTCAGGTAAGTTGAGGCAAGTGGAAGAAAGCCCAGACAAGTTTTCCTTTAGTACCTTTTCAGAAATAAAGGTCATCTGGGGAGTTTGGGTGAAGATGGGAACAAACTGTGAGTGTGGTGAGGCTCTGGGATTTGCTCTGTTGGGTTTTAGGAATTGGTTCTTTTAGGTTTAATTTTGTTATAGTTACTGCTTATAGACCATTGTAGAGTCAAACTCTGCCAGAGAGTTTCACTGGGGCTACCACTGGGATGTCAAATGTGCAGATCTGACAAAGTCCTGCTCTTTAAGATGAGTTTGGAGTACCCCCTAGGAATAGACGGGCCTCATGTCTATCTTTGAGAGATACTGAAAAATCTGGACTCAGCTGGAGCCTGCTTGGAGGAGGGGAGTGTTGCCCATAGCTCGTGTTGGCAGCACTCCAGTGCCAGGGTCCCCGGATGCTGCCCCGCGCCAGGGCTGCTCTGACATCAAAACCACAGACTTTCTGCATAAGCTCGCTTGCCTCTGTGCTGTCTCTGGGCTGTTTCAAGTGCCTCTTCCAGCAAGCTACTCCCTGTGGGGGAGCAAAGTCCCCCTTATCTTGTCCTTTGGTTATTTGTCCCACTTTTCTCTTTCAGAGGGCCGCTGCCAAGGTGACAAGTCAATGTTCTGTAGGATGGAAGTCTTGTCCCGCTATTGCTCCATCCCAGGCTACAACAAACTGTGCTGCAAATCCTGTAACCATGACAACCTCACCGACGACGTGGATGACAGGGCAGAGCTGCCACCCGGGAAGCACAATGACATTGAAGAGCTCACACCCACCCTGCCTGTGCCCACTCTGATCATGGAGGTTCACCCTCCACCAGGCCCACCCCTGGAGGTGCCTCTCAATGCCTCCAGCACCAATGCCACTGAGGATCGCCCAGAAACCAACGCTGTCGATGTACCCTACAAAATCCATGGCCTGGAAGACGAAGTCCAACCGCCCAACTTAATCCCTCAGCGACCAAGTCCCTATGAAAAGACCAGAAACCAAAGGATCCAAGAGCTCATTGATGAGATGAGGAAGAAAGGGATGCCTGGAAAGTTGTAATAAAATGGAAAGATAGcatcaaaagcattttttttcttgcttatagAGATATTCCATGGATGGCAAATCCTGTGTTGGGGAGATGAAGTCAAAATTCCCGATTCCaaacagttttgaaaaaaagagagagaatgacataaaaaataatataaatatatctatatggTTCTGAGCATGTGACAACTAGGTTTGCAAGTGTGTTTCCCAGCCCTAGAAGGTTCTAAGTCCTGTGCTGGGTTGGGTTGGAGTGGAGAGAAATAGGATGGCTCTACAGCCACCATcagggagagagggcaggagggcGAACTCGGAGAGAGGAAGCGTTTGCCGTGAGTTGCTGAGCAGTGATGGGGAATCTTCTTTTACCTGGTGGTAACAACCCTCTGGACACACAGGCTGTCTCCCACCCCAAGCTGAGACACAAGCCCCGTGGGGATTCTCAGGAGAAACGGCGACTTACTTACTAACTGACCAGGCTCTAGGATGAGCACAGTGAGGCGGAGGCGGTGAGCTTGAATGCCAGCACCTTCGGGGGCCAGGCGGGCAGCCAGGATGAGTGTGGCAGCTGCTGGGGACCGTGACCGACCTGCGCTGACTCTCAGCTCAGGCCGCTGTTGCTCTATGAGAGCTGGCACCAGCTGCCAGTGCACTTTCTCAGCAGAAGTCTAGGTTTTCATGTGAAAAATCTAATCCTTAAAGGTCAACTCAAAATCTTTTAAGGGGATCTGGAACTCCATTAGAGGCTAGAGCTACCAGGCTGCCACCCCGGTCCTCAGGCTTGGCCTGATGCCGTCTTGCGAATCAGGACTTGGGGAAAGCCATGTGGCCCATCTGGTGCTCACGCACTGTGTGTGCGCGTATCTCAGCCTAGTTTGAGCCCGGACGCTGTTTCCTGCTGGGAAAGTATGGATATGGAAATCCTCTAATGGGACTCGGCAGGTCTTGACAGTGCGCCACATTTCCTACATGAGAAGCAGACAGCAGGAAGCTCTGCCAGGCGTCTCTCCTCGTTGCTAACCCTGGCCTCAGCCCTGGGGACTCCCAGgaggctctctctctctgcaaGTGCACGGAAGGATGAGGGGCGCTTGTGCTCTGCTGGGAAGTTGAGTGGTCAAGGCCCAGGACTGTCTCAGAGATGAGGCTGTGTGTGCAGGGATTTGCTCCCACAGACTAGCTTCACTTGTGGGGGACAAGCTTACCCTGTCTGGCCCTGGGGAGTCCCCTCTCCAGTCCTGGCCCCCTGCCACATCTTAGAAGTTCCACGACAAACTGGAAAAATCTGGCCTCTGATGAGGAGGGTGTTGGGTGGGAGGTGGAAGGGGACTGCTTCATCTTTTGCTCTTTCTGAACTTCCATTTTCAGCAGAATGATGCTTTGTGAGCAAGATGTGAACGAGAGACAGGAAGGTGTGCGAGCAGGCAGGGGGATGGTGGCTAATTTTACCTCTTCCTGTGCTGATATTTTGTGAACATGCAGCTTGAACTTCCAAAGCAGCAAGGCCCAGGAACACATTGGCTCCTTAGCTGGACCTCATAATTCTCAAGCTTTTCATGTTCAGGAAAGTTCTAGAGCCTTATATTGTTGCCATAGATCCTGGAGAACTTTGTttacttccccattgtatggatGAGGGTACTGAGGCTCAGGATAGTACCACAGTGGCTACTTTATATCAGTTTTGAGGTGCTGCATAGGTTTGCCTGACCCTGTGATGTGCAGGTGTGTCCCTGTGTGTGGTCTAAGGGACAATGGAAGGGTGTAGCAAACAGAATTGTACCTGGGATGATGCTCAGCCTTCCAACTGGCTGTAAACCAGGCCCCCTCCCCAGCACAGTCACCTCCCTCGTCCACCATGTGTCCAACGTGTGCTCATACGTGACCTGGTGTCTCAAGGAGCTGGCTGGCTCCTGAGAACTAAACTGGAGAAAACACTCTTGAAGCTCTCTCCTAGTATAACTTCTTTAACAAGACATGATGTAAAGCTCTTTTGCAATTCTGTCTCTATAATTAGGAAGCAGATCCCTGGGCTTCCCCTCATTGGTGAACCGATGGCCACTAGAGAAACTGCTCATCTCCTCTGAGCTTGGGGCCAGTGGAGAGCCGGCTCAGCCACAGTCCTGATCTTCCAGAGCCAGCATCCATATGTGAGCCTGGGAGGCCATCTAGGTGAGGCTTCACAACACCACCTTGAGACAGAGGTCTCTGTCCGTGGCTCTGGACAATCAGCTGAGGGCCCAAGAGGCACCTCATGTTCATGGGGAGACTCGAGTTGGCATTTTGGGACCTGGCTCTCGGATCTGCTCCTTTAGGAAAACCCATGGAATTTCCCGTATAAGCCTTGCATTTGTATTTTaaggttttttgtttgtctggagtCTATTAATGGTGCTCGGTAGCAAAGTCTTTATCCGATGAAGCGTTATGACTATGTACTCCTCTGTGCGACAGGCAGCCGCCGCATGAATCATCATGGTGCTGAACTCAAATCACATTTTATCTTACTGATCATAGCAATCAATACACATGTTTTCTGTATAGTAAAATTTGGCTCCTTGATTTTATAACTTATTAAAGTCAGAATGTCTGTTTTGCATATCATGCCTGTGTCTGTTTGTTACTCGACGGCACTACCCCACCCAAGCCTGAACATGGGTAGACCTCCCAAGGCCAAGAGGTCAGGTGGACACTGGCAGGCCTCGAGGCAGGAGCCCCCAGGAGGGCTGACCCCTCTGCCAGCTCCCAGGAGTCCACTCTCCAGGAGACACGGCTCAGCTCCCAGGTAAACCTTTC
It contains:
- the ZNF354C gene encoding zinc finger protein 354C isoform X2 — protein: MAVDLLPAQVTESVTFRDIAVLFSRDEWLHLDSAQRTLYREVMLENYSALVSLGIPFSTPKVICRLQQGEDPCMVEREVPQDSCRGEDLSPSPPQPHSGLGHPALLCIFPPATRPLHTLCLRSSSRGSPLCLWAQLKCILLRQAFPDLPGGSPRQSPRLCLDTPPSPEPRTVNQRMHPCVRVEMINVNNCGSPNWRNWVSK